A single Lactuca sativa cultivar Salinas chromosome 8, Lsat_Salinas_v11, whole genome shotgun sequence DNA region contains:
- the LOC111887396 gene encoding uncharacterized protein At1g15400-like has product MEALPRSEVSFRRSGSSGLVWDDKLLSGELKPVKTKEEEEREKTEQQQRAEPKPYKSVEVEPTIDPPSPKVSGCCAIFSKPAKSTGAGAGAAHKHKAKATHKS; this is encoded by the coding sequence ATGGAGGCATTACCAAGGTCAGAAGTGTCATTTAGAAGATCAGGATCATCAGGGCTTGTTTGGGATGATAAACTGTTATCAGGGGAGCTTAAGCCAGTGaagacaaaagaagaagaagaaagggagAAAACAGAGCAACAACAAAGAGCAGAACCGAAGCCATATAAATCTGTAGAAGTTGAACCTACCATCGACCCTCCATCTCCAAAGGTCTCCGGTTGTTGTGCCATCTTCAGCAAGCCTGCTAAATCCACCGGCGCCGGCGCCGGCGCCGCCCACAAGCACAAAGCTAAAGCCACGCATAAATCATAA